The following coding sequences lie in one Caldisericia bacterium genomic window:
- a CDS encoding carbohydrate kinase family protein yields MQILVIGDNCVDITIKGNFQFERDKNIVPEDIKITPAGTGVNFSCALSNLGCEVFYFTPLGNDIFSHIIERHLDSFKVRKDFVDRVNKKTALIVAIVNEEGERTTFAGIKDVAYEEIDTKKLKEIDFSNFLAVYISGGILTGKTSQKRLREVVDFISKKRLRLFFDTQIRIGEEIEGFIDAVYYIMKRSNVIFSNLREFSLIEDEFKYKLIDEGKVFVIKMGENGAMVITGEEKIVSSGIPVRSVDTTGAGDIFNASFVYKYLESGSLKEAAGFANSSGALSTTKLGVYIPSKEEIYDFMRRKEEGC; encoded by the coding sequence ATGCAAATTTTAGTGATTGGTGATAACTGTGTGGATATCACAATAAAAGGAAATTTCCAGTTTGAAAGAGACAAAAATATAGTTCCAGAAGATATAAAGATCACACCTGCTGGCACAGGTGTTAATTTTTCCTGCGCACTTTCCAATCTTGGATGTGAGGTTTTTTATTTTACTCCCTTGGGGAACGATATTTTCTCACACATTATTGAGAGACACCTTGATAGTTTTAAAGTTAGGAAGGATTTTGTTGATAGGGTAAATAAAAAAACTGCACTTATTGTTGCAATAGTGAATGAAGAGGGAGAGAGAACAACATTTGCTGGTATCAAAGATGTAGCATACGAAGAGATTGACACTAAGAAATTGAAGGAGATAGATTTCTCAAACTTTTTAGCTGTGTATATTTCAGGAGGAATTTTAACAGGTAAAACCTCCCAGAAGAGGTTAAGAGAAGTTGTGGATTTTATAAGTAAGAAGAGACTAAGGTTATTTTTTGACACACAGATAAGGATAGGTGAGGAAATAGAAGGGTTTATAGATGCAGTCTATTACATTATGAAGAGAAGTAATGTAATATTTTCAAATTTAAGGGAGTTTTCTTTGATTGAGGATGAATTTAAGTATAAACTTATAGATGAAGGAAAGGTCTTCGTGATTAAAATGGGTGAAAATGGCGCAATGGTAATTACAGGAGAAGAAAAGATAGTATCTTCAGGAATACCTGTAAGATCAGTAGATACCACAGGAGCAGGGGATATCTTCAATGCATCCTTTGTGTACAAGTATCTTGAATCAGGTAGTTTGAAAGAGGCAGCTGGTTTTGCCAACTCTTCTGGTGCATTATCTACAACGAAGCTTGGAGTATATATTCCTTCCAAGGAGGAAATCTATGATTTTATGAGAAGAAAGGAGGAAGGATGTTAA
- a CDS encoding phosphoribosylanthranilate isomerase yields the protein MLIQIYAINNLYDAEKLCELGVDRLGIVASKTGNVEKGIVSYKKAKELISFIREQAKETSLILDVKKIEEIVPVIEFTEPDYLHICYMVERDYLIKLRKSVKSKILLAIPVSGEESIDKAIMFEDLVDSFILDTPGESKQMPGFIGATGKTHDWSVSRKIVESVKKPVILGGGLSPDNVCEAIKKVKPSGVDAKTSLDIQGGNGRKDIKKVELFVERVRKCKF from the coding sequence ATGTTAATTCAAATTTATGCGATAAACAATCTATATGATGCAGAAAAATTGTGTGAACTTGGAGTGGATAGGTTGGGAATTGTAGCTTCAAAAACTGGGAATGTAGAGAAAGGAATTGTCTCCTACAAGAAAGCAAAGGAACTTATAAGTTTTATAAGAGAACAAGCTAAAGAAACAAGCCTTATCCTTGATGTAAAGAAGATAGAAGAGATAGTTCCTGTTATAGAATTTACAGAACCAGATTACTTACACATATGCTATATGGTGGAAAGAGATTATCTAATTAAACTTAGAAAGAGTGTAAAGAGTAAGATACTTCTTGCTATACCTGTTTCAGGAGAGGAATCCATAGATAAAGCTATTATGTTTGAAGATTTAGTGGATTCTTTCATTCTTGATACACCCGGGGAGAGTAAACAGATGCCCGGTTTTATCGGTGCCACAGGAAAAACACATGACTGGAGTGTAAGTAGAAAAATCGTTGAGAGTGTAAAAAAACCTGTTATTCTTGGAGGCGGCCTCTCACCTGATAATGTGTGTGAAGCCATAAAAAAGGTAAAGCCATCTGGAGTTGATGCAAAAACTTCCCTTGACATTCAGGGAGGTAATGGAAGAAAAGATATTAAAAAGGTAGAACTTTTTGTTGAAAGGGTAAGGAAATGCAAATTTTAG
- a CDS encoding BMP family ABC transporter substrate-binding protein codes for MKKFGGILAILVIVLLLFTSFAISCAPEEEKPSEQPTQTQEKKIKAGFIYVGPVGDYGWTTAHDVGRKYVEEKFPWLETVYVESVAEGDAARVIDRLVNEEKCDIIFTTSFGYMDETIKAAEKYPDVIFEHCSGYKRAKNAGTYFAELYQMYYLNGLMAGALTKTNKAGYVAAYPTPEVVRHINAYALGVKEVNPDAKVYVRWLFSWYDPAKAREAAESLIAEGVDCLAFTEDSTAVVEVGEEHTKKGQQIYTFSHYSPMQKFGPDTVVSGQLVDWGIMYEEILRRVYTNTWDNRDYWWLAKEGACDLGGEFGTPINPKFVDELKAKRVKDPIFGEISVYDLVMKRLEQMKEPTILFDPFTGPIYDQKGTMRLKPEERASHDLLWSIDWFVDNVVGEIPK; via the coding sequence ATGAAAAAATTTGGTGGGATTCTGGCAATCTTGGTGATTGTTCTTCTCCTGTTCACTTCTTTTGCCATTTCGTGCGCTCCCGAGGAAGAGAAACCAAGCGAGCAACCAACCCAAACTCAGGAGAAGAAAATCAAAGCTGGTTTTATCTATGTTGGTCCAGTAGGAGATTATGGGTGGACAACTGCTCATGATGTGGGAAGGAAGTATGTGGAGGAAAAATTCCCGTGGCTTGAGACGGTATATGTTGAGTCAGTCGCAGAGGGTGATGCTGCAAGAGTTATTGACAGATTGGTGAACGAAGAGAAATGTGATATCATATTTACCACAAGTTTTGGGTATATGGATGAAACTATTAAAGCTGCAGAGAAGTATCCAGATGTGATATTTGAGCACTGTTCCGGATATAAGAGAGCAAAGAATGCAGGCACTTACTTTGCTGAGCTTTATCAGATGTACTATCTTAATGGTTTAATGGCAGGGGCGTTGACAAAGACAAATAAAGCAGGGTATGTTGCGGCATATCCAACACCTGAAGTTGTAAGACATATAAATGCCTATGCTCTTGGTGTAAAAGAGGTGAATCCAGATGCAAAGGTTTATGTAAGATGGCTGTTCTCATGGTATGATCCAGCAAAGGCAAGGGAAGCTGCTGAGTCATTGATAGCTGAGGGCGTAGATTGTCTTGCCTTTACAGAGGATTCAACAGCTGTTGTTGAAGTTGGAGAGGAACATACAAAGAAGGGACAGCAGATATACACATTCTCTCACTACAGTCCAATGCAGAAGTTTGGACCAGATACAGTGGTTTCCGGTCAGTTAGTGGATTGGGGAATAATGTATGAGGAGATTTTGAGGAGAGTGTACACAAACACATGGGATAACAGAGATTACTGGTGGCTTGCAAAAGAGGGAGCATGTGATCTTGGAGGTGAATTTGGCACTCCAATAAATCCGAAGTTTGTAGATGAGCTCAAGGCAAAAAGGGTAAAGGATCCAATATTTGGGGAAATAAGTGTGTATGATCTCGTTATGAAGAGGTTGGAACAGATGAAGGAGCCAACAATTCTTTTTGATCCATTCACCGGCCCAATTTATGACCAAAAAGGCACAATGAGACTAAAACCAGAAGAGAGGGCAAGCCACGATCTCTTATGGAGTATAGATTGGTTTGTTGATAATGTAGTGGGAGAGATTCCAAAGTAG